The following coding sequences are from one Paenibacillus tundrae window:
- a CDS encoding AraC family transcriptional regulator gives MDSLTRLNEALNYIEENLTNTLDMKEVARIACCSEYHFTRMFSFLSGVTFSEYIRRRRLTLAAMELGRNDSKIIDIALKYGYTSPDSFTRAFHSMHGVTPSEVRDHSPSIKAFPRMTFQLTIQGGSEMNYRIEEKEAFRIVGISERVPIIFHGVNPHIAAMVQRLTPELIDTIKGLSNVQPHGLISASIHFSEDRMQEQGELDHYIGAATTKESPEGLAQLEVPASTWAIFTAVGPFPSTLQEIWGRIYAEWFPSSNYELSEGPEILWNEHKDVTDPQYKSEIWIPVQKR, from the coding sequence ATGGATTCGCTAACGCGCTTAAACGAAGCTCTGAATTACATTGAAGAGAATTTGACAAACACTTTAGATATGAAAGAGGTTGCCCGGATTGCTTGCTGCTCAGAGTATCATTTTACACGGATGTTCTCATTTCTTAGCGGTGTCACATTCTCAGAATACATCCGACGTCGGCGACTGACGTTAGCGGCGATGGAGCTGGGTCGAAACGATAGCAAGATCATTGATATTGCACTGAAATACGGTTACACCTCGCCAGATTCATTCACTCGAGCTTTTCATAGCATGCATGGTGTTACGCCTTCCGAAGTGCGTGATCACAGTCCATCAATCAAAGCCTTCCCGCGGATGACATTTCAGTTAACCATTCAAGGAGGAAGCGAAATGAACTACCGTATTGAGGAAAAAGAAGCGTTTCGAATTGTAGGCATTAGTGAGCGGGTACCGATCATATTCCATGGTGTGAATCCGCACATTGCTGCGATGGTTCAGCGTCTTACGCCGGAGCTCATTGATACCATTAAAGGGTTATCGAACGTCCAGCCCCATGGATTAATTAGCGCTTCGATTCATTTCAGTGAGGATCGAATGCAGGAGCAGGGAGAGTTGGATCACTATATCGGTGCAGCGACAACAAAAGAATCACCAGAGGGTCTGGCACAACTGGAGGTACCTGCCTCGACTTGGGCTATATTTACCGCTGTTGGCCCATTTCCAAGCACACTTCAGGAGATTTGGGGACGGATCTATGCAGAGTGGTTCCCTTCATCTAATTATGAGCTGAGTGAAGGGCCGGAAATACTTTGGAACGAGCATAAGGATGTCACTGATCCGCAGTATAAGAGTGAGATTTGGATACCTGTGCAGAAGAGATGA
- a CDS encoding TerD family protein, with product MNNTIYLRRANKLIIESSECEGQKQLSKTMLATALKNVEALGYTFSNELIQAVKQLSKEQFEALYTQLIRDLKVMVGVHVAYKPMYPGFPLQVMEENEADLYLNAIIHYLTHVTAEHLDQPSVKRSPFMEKTKLNVIGLGTKQAFQTLIRQMIEAKGSISQTDKEDIDTVLEHADACEVDAILPSEIPFKENVGFVVASLLKHEQANMERIGLYFKTASDVLRLAVAWSDGDVSLALASPFRKFKRRERRLLLSLLEQCGSITEDMLRYKDRWIRLGEILHPSEYKHRYPRCQEAFDILRNNKPYSTFNGSVELAFQYRNVWSLIDLLSQRPGEFARRLDHLLRITEDDVYVLLAFSEVVPQVSTPVLLQVKQHFAQRNEPQDLRVFFPKGNVARAVAIPDELPYIDEAICRDVVQVCEQELVTRFATLPPLGKTYVDPRLHNYLVPFSQRSASKALHTIVRGSRVPMGEGDTIRFFNWWREGVVNGQSTGRVDIDLSAVMYDENWNYVEHISYTNLRSSKYKAVHSGDIVTAPQGACEFIDLHIPSIVNYGGRYVVATMLSYTSHPYCDLPECFIGWMMRKKPSSGEVFEPSTVANKIDVTADTQIAIPVIMDLVERTVIWTDLALTRHPELYNNVEGNQKGMVLMGKALTTLRKPALHDLFLLHAKARGELVDTMDEADTIYSVEQGVTPYDIEQIMAEYLI from the coding sequence ATGAACAATACAATCTATTTGCGCAGAGCAAACAAACTTATAATTGAATCGAGCGAATGCGAAGGGCAGAAACAGTTATCCAAAACGATGCTGGCAACAGCCCTCAAGAATGTAGAAGCCCTTGGATACACTTTCTCCAATGAGTTGATTCAAGCGGTGAAGCAGTTGTCCAAGGAGCAATTTGAAGCATTATATACACAGCTTATCCGTGATTTAAAAGTCATGGTGGGTGTCCATGTGGCGTACAAACCGATGTATCCAGGGTTCCCCCTGCAAGTGATGGAGGAGAATGAGGCAGATTTATATCTGAACGCCATCATCCACTATCTGACCCATGTAACGGCAGAGCATCTGGATCAACCATCCGTGAAGAGATCACCGTTCATGGAGAAGACAAAGCTGAACGTGATTGGTCTTGGTACCAAGCAAGCGTTCCAGACGCTAATTCGCCAGATGATCGAAGCCAAAGGTTCCATTTCGCAGACAGACAAGGAAGATATCGACACAGTGCTGGAACATGCAGATGCATGTGAAGTGGATGCCATTTTACCTTCCGAAATTCCGTTCAAAGAAAATGTAGGCTTCGTGGTTGCTTCATTATTGAAGCACGAACAGGCGAATATGGAGCGAATCGGTCTGTACTTTAAAACGGCAAGTGATGTCCTCCGCCTGGCGGTTGCCTGGTCGGATGGGGATGTGAGCCTGGCGCTGGCTTCGCCATTCCGTAAATTCAAACGGCGTGAGAGACGTCTACTGCTCAGCCTGCTAGAGCAATGTGGCTCAATTACAGAGGATATGCTGCGATATAAGGATCGCTGGATTCGCCTTGGCGAAATTCTGCATCCTTCGGAATATAAGCATCGGTATCCACGATGCCAAGAGGCTTTTGATATTTTGCGTAACAATAAACCGTATTCGACCTTTAACGGCAGCGTAGAGCTTGCTTTTCAATACCGGAATGTGTGGAGTCTCATCGACCTGTTATCACAGCGTCCTGGTGAATTCGCGAGAAGATTGGATCACTTGCTACGTATAACGGAGGATGATGTGTATGTACTACTGGCATTCAGTGAGGTTGTACCGCAAGTGTCCACGCCGGTGCTGTTGCAGGTGAAGCAACACTTCGCGCAGCGTAATGAACCGCAGGATCTGCGTGTCTTTTTCCCTAAAGGCAATGTGGCGAGAGCAGTTGCTATCCCGGATGAACTGCCTTATATCGATGAAGCGATATGCCGTGATGTTGTGCAAGTATGCGAACAGGAATTGGTAACGCGGTTTGCTACCCTTCCTCCACTGGGGAAGACGTATGTTGATCCAAGACTGCATAATTATCTGGTGCCCTTCTCTCAGAGATCGGCGAGCAAGGCTTTGCATACGATTGTGCGCGGAAGTCGTGTGCCAATGGGAGAGGGAGATACGATTCGTTTCTTCAACTGGTGGAGAGAAGGAGTCGTGAATGGTCAATCGACAGGGCGTGTGGATATTGATCTGTCCGCCGTCATGTATGACGAGAACTGGAACTATGTGGAGCATATTTCCTACACCAACCTTCGGTCATCCAAGTATAAAGCGGTTCATAGCGGGGATATTGTGACAGCACCACAAGGTGCATGTGAATTTATTGATCTGCATATCCCGTCGATTGTGAACTATGGTGGGCGTTATGTAGTGGCAACGATGCTATCGTATACCAGTCACCCCTACTGCGATTTGCCAGAATGTTTTATAGGTTGGATGATGCGGAAGAAGCCTAGCTCAGGTGAAGTCTTTGAACCGTCTACTGTAGCTAACAAAATTGATGTCACCGCAGATACGCAAATTGCGATTCCTGTCATCATGGATCTGGTAGAGCGTACCGTGATCTGGACAGATCTGGCCCTGACCCGACATCCAGAGCTGTATAACAACGTGGAAGGCAATCAGAAAGGCATGGTATTGATGGGCAAAGCCCTGACAACGCTGCGCAAACCAGCTCTGCATGACCTGTTCCTTCTCCATGCGAAAGCTCGCGGTGAGCTGGTGGATACGATGGATGAAGCAGATACGATCTATTCGGTAGAGCAGGGCGTTACTCCTTATGATATCGAGCAGATTATGGCGGAGTATCTGATCTAA
- a CDS encoding dihydroorotate dehydrogenase electron transfer subunit: MAMIISNEALAPQIYVMKVQGNYKGKMGQFYMLRSGMSYPLLPRPISIYDIGEHDISFLYRVVGEGTRQLSRLLSGQEINLEGPFGNGFPQVEGSLALIGGGMGTAPLLLAAKQYPHAHVYLGFAEQSFGVEAFKAVAASVQVKVGGSIVEQVNPARYKYMFSCGPTPMLQALALQTVGTSSRLYISTERHMACGIGACLGCTIRTRTGNRRVCKEGPVFPVEEVELDDLHGM; the protein is encoded by the coding sequence ATGGCTATGATCATTTCGAATGAAGCACTTGCTCCGCAGATCTATGTGATGAAAGTACAGGGGAATTACAAAGGGAAGATGGGACAATTCTACATGCTCCGCAGCGGAATGAGTTACCCACTGTTGCCTAGGCCGATAAGCATTTATGACATCGGGGAACATGACATTTCCTTTTTGTACCGCGTTGTTGGAGAAGGGACACGGCAGTTATCGAGGCTATTGTCTGGTCAGGAGATTAACCTGGAGGGGCCGTTCGGGAATGGTTTCCCACAGGTCGAGGGGAGCTTGGCTCTCATTGGAGGTGGCATGGGTACGGCTCCATTACTGCTGGCTGCCAAGCAATACCCTCATGCACATGTGTATCTAGGATTTGCGGAGCAATCCTTCGGCGTTGAAGCCTTCAAGGCTGTAGCAGCTTCTGTGCAAGTGAAGGTTGGTGGGAGTATTGTGGAACAGGTTAATCCAGCGCGTTACAAGTATATGTTCTCCTGTGGTCCGACTCCTATGCTTCAGGCTCTTGCGCTGCAAACGGTAGGGACATCTTCTCGTTTATACATTTCCACGGAACGGCATATGGCTTGTGGTATTGGTGCGTGCTTAGGTTGTACAATTCGCACCCGTACAGGTAATCGTAGGGTCTGTAAGGAAGGGCCTGTATTCCCCGTTGAGGAGGTGGAGTTGGATGATCTCCATGGCATGTAA
- a CDS encoding SUKH-4 family immunity protein, which yields MFNMDFDIRQIREYYDTQLHEYDYNQLLSLGVSRHNAEFMIEIGIPAQFDIFVFYDLVHFQKCTIDGESFIQIGHYSFSEYGLYLKEGSNGLYASSSFHEPHVYKLNQDMKTFFLFHLVRNEVAMQMRQEGQYTTYNYADELREIYKELDPIAMNDVEGYWSHLIEDYETGL from the coding sequence ATGTTCAATATGGATTTCGACATTCGACAGATCCGAGAATACTATGACACACAGCTACACGAATATGATTACAACCAATTATTGAGTTTAGGTGTGAGTCGTCATAATGCCGAGTTTATGATCGAGATTGGTATACCCGCACAATTCGATATTTTTGTATTCTATGATTTAGTCCATTTTCAGAAATGCACCATTGATGGTGAGTCTTTTATCCAAATAGGCCATTATAGTTTTAGTGAGTATGGGCTATACCTTAAAGAAGGTAGTAATGGACTGTACGCAAGCTCTTCCTTCCACGAGCCTCATGTATATAAGCTGAACCAAGATATGAAGACATTCTTCTTATTTCATCTCGTGAGGAACGAAGTAGCGATGCAAATGAGGCAGGAAGGCCAATATACTACATATAACTATGCTGATGAGTTACGTGAAATATATAAAGAACTTGATCCAATTGCAATGAACGATGTTGAAGGGTACTGGTCACATCTGATTGAGGATTACGAAACTGGATTATGA
- a CDS encoding dihydroorotate dehydrogenase, translated as MISMACNIAGVSMKNPIIMASGTYGFGREYQEYVAPALLGGIVGKGLTLHPKDGNQGVRINETASGLLNSVGLENPGVVAFLKDELDEMTRWDTAVIANIGGANLEEYVQAVALITENAQKRRTMNRRGVDMLELNISCPNVKQGGMQFGVQTEMAREVVRQVRNVTTLPLVVKLSPNAENITEMAIMCEKEGADGVSLINTFSAMKIDIRRRRSVFENTYAGLSGPAIKPIALRMVHQVAQAVSIPVIGIGGISSVEDIIEFTMAGAAAIQIGTYNFVQLRAGAELVEGLEQWMQREKVNSLDEIRGII; from the coding sequence ATGATCTCCATGGCATGTAATATCGCAGGTGTGTCTATGAAAAATCCGATTATTATGGCTTCAGGTACGTATGGATTTGGACGTGAATATCAGGAATATGTTGCGCCTGCCCTATTGGGTGGCATCGTTGGTAAGGGATTAACCTTGCATCCGAAGGACGGTAATCAGGGTGTGCGAATCAACGAAACGGCGTCTGGCTTGCTCAATAGTGTAGGTCTGGAGAATCCGGGGGTCGTTGCCTTTCTAAAAGATGAACTGGATGAGATGACTCGCTGGGATACGGCAGTAATTGCGAATATAGGCGGTGCCAATCTGGAGGAATATGTGCAGGCTGTTGCCCTGATTACGGAAAATGCACAGAAACGGCGTACGATGAATCGCAGGGGAGTGGATATGCTGGAGCTGAACATCTCTTGTCCTAATGTCAAGCAGGGAGGGATGCAATTCGGCGTTCAGACGGAAATGGCGCGGGAAGTGGTGCGACAGGTGCGTAACGTAACAACACTCCCGCTGGTCGTTAAGCTATCTCCTAATGCAGAGAATATTACAGAGATGGCGATCATGTGTGAGAAAGAGGGTGCAGACGGTGTATCTCTAATTAATACCTTTTCAGCGATGAAAATTGATATCCGTCGTCGCCGGAGTGTATTTGAGAATACGTACGCAGGTCTCTCTGGGCCTGCGATCAAGCCGATTGCGCTACGAATGGTGCATCAAGTGGCTCAGGCGGTATCTATCCCAGTGATCGGCATCGGCGGTATTAGCTCTGTCGAGGATATTATTGAGTTCACGATGGCAGGCGCGGCAGCCATTCAGATTGGAACCTATAATTTCGTTCAGTTACGGGCAGGAGCAGAATTGGTAGAAGGTCTTGAACAGTGGATGCAGCGGGAAAAGGTGAATTCGTTGGATGAGATCCGAGGAATCATATAA
- a CDS encoding rhamnogalacturonan lyase B N-terminal domain-containing protein, whose protein sequence is MAKRFLRKSLGLFLILALIVTASIYPASTGQAATIYVNDTGSRIEVNTGSGLVYVVNKTNGDIISAKMNGTELNSNRGSHIGSGLGSSANVTWNTSPSGSTVLITVSTSTLTHYYASRGGENIIYMATYTTAQPSIGELRYIFRGNGSVLTGVPEHSNNRGNTGAIESQDVFGFANGRSASKYYGNDQAKDLSVRGVTGNGVGVFMAYGNREKSSGGPFFRDIQFQSGTETEVYNYMNSGHAQTEGWRVGLHGPYALIFTTGGTPSVPDFNWMSGLNLQGWVSSRGNVVLNGLSGMDTGYAYTIGFANNNAQYWVGTSASGAAAKYGMIPGTYTMTAYKGELAVYEETVTITAGQTTTLNTRTINNDPSKASSIWRIGNWDGTPREFLNGQTIPIRHPSDSRNPSWGPVTYATGSATNRFPAIQFRGENSPTAITFNLNASQAATSHMLNIGITAAYNNGRPSITVNGHTLSNPAASSQPNSRSFTIGTYRGNNTTFSWNVPASYFVNGSNTITITPISGSSDLGNWLSAGWVYDCVELLN, encoded by the coding sequence ATGGCAAAACGCTTCCTGAGAAAGTCGCTTGGCTTGTTTTTAATTCTCGCTTTAATCGTTACAGCTAGTATATATCCAGCATCTACCGGACAGGCGGCTACGATATATGTGAATGATACTGGCTCCAGAATTGAAGTGAATACGGGTTCCGGATTAGTCTACGTGGTGAACAAAACCAATGGGGACATCATATCAGCCAAAATGAACGGTACGGAGCTAAACAGCAACAGAGGATCGCATATCGGTTCGGGTCTAGGCTCCTCCGCCAATGTCACTTGGAATACCTCTCCTTCAGGATCAACGGTGTTAATCACGGTATCCACGAGCACCCTAACCCACTATTATGCTTCGCGTGGTGGAGAGAATATTATTTACATGGCAACATACACCACGGCTCAACCTTCCATTGGGGAGTTACGTTACATTTTTCGCGGTAATGGCAGTGTCTTGACAGGAGTTCCTGAGCATTCAAATAATCGAGGCAACACAGGAGCTATTGAAAGTCAGGATGTATTTGGTTTCGCGAATGGTCGAAGTGCCTCTAAATATTATGGTAATGATCAGGCCAAGGATTTATCTGTGCGCGGGGTTACAGGCAATGGTGTTGGTGTATTTATGGCGTACGGCAATCGGGAAAAGAGCTCGGGTGGACCATTCTTCCGTGATATTCAGTTTCAAAGTGGGACAGAGACAGAGGTGTATAACTATATGAATTCCGGACATGCACAAACGGAAGGTTGGCGAGTTGGTCTGCATGGACCATACGCTTTGATTTTCACAACAGGTGGTACGCCAAGTGTTCCTGATTTCAACTGGATGTCTGGCTTGAATCTGCAGGGCTGGGTATCGAGTCGAGGAAATGTGGTGCTGAATGGTCTGTCGGGAATGGATACGGGTTATGCTTACACCATCGGGTTCGCCAACAACAATGCCCAGTATTGGGTGGGGACGTCTGCAAGTGGGGCAGCTGCCAAATATGGCATGATTCCAGGAACATATACCATGACAGCCTACAAGGGAGAACTGGCTGTATATGAGGAAACGGTTACGATCACAGCAGGACAAACGACGACTCTGAATACACGTACCATTAACAATGATCCGAGTAAAGCTTCCAGCATCTGGCGGATTGGTAACTGGGATGGTACACCACGGGAGTTCCTTAATGGACAGACAATTCCGATCCGTCACCCTTCCGATAGTCGCAATCCTAGCTGGGGGCCAGTTACCTACGCTACGGGGAGTGCAACCAATCGATTCCCGGCAATTCAGTTCCGTGGTGAAAACTCTCCGACTGCAATTACGTTTAACTTGAATGCATCTCAAGCCGCCACTTCTCACATGCTGAACATTGGTATTACCGCGGCATACAATAATGGCCGACCAAGTATCACGGTTAACGGGCATACGTTATCCAACCCTGCCGCATCCTCACAGCCTAACTCTCGCAGTTTCACCATTGGTACCTATCGTGGAAACAACACAACGTTTAGTTGGAATGTTCCAGCATCTTACTTCGTAAATGGCTCCAATACGATCACGATTACACCGATTAGTGGTTCCAGTGACTTAGGTAACTGGTTGAGTGCGGGTTGGGTCTATGACTGTGTTGAGTTGCTGAATTAA
- a CDS encoding SMI1/KNR4 family protein, translating into MRDDLLVQLEEWHEEDKYQSIVDAVQAIPAEERNYELVNHLGRALNNLERYEEAVEQFLTVAEEGKDDALWHYRIGLAYYYLEQYDRAEEAFERSDELEPGDEDTLEFLEWIRNNDSDESDEETETEEDSESDHESELESESVEDITISAPTVPTVQLNENFDPTHFWNDSELALEQYVSNPPSEGLIASVEEELVFRLPNSYVQMMKNHNGGVPNNRYFPIGATDSGVEEYIKLKGILGIGREKPNSLCGSAGSWALIEQGGYPEFGVVLSECASKSGVVMLDYRSAGNDAEPEVVHVDKDNQYKVTTLAPNFETFVQGLVHREV; encoded by the coding sequence ATGAGAGACGATCTGTTGGTTCAGCTAGAAGAGTGGCATGAAGAGGATAAATATCAGAGCATCGTAGATGCAGTTCAAGCGATTCCTGCGGAAGAAAGAAATTATGAGTTGGTTAACCATCTGGGGAGAGCGCTGAATAATCTGGAGCGTTATGAAGAGGCAGTTGAACAATTCCTGACGGTTGCCGAAGAGGGCAAAGACGATGCACTGTGGCATTATCGGATTGGTCTAGCCTATTACTATCTAGAGCAATATGATCGTGCAGAGGAAGCTTTTGAGAGATCGGATGAACTGGAACCTGGCGATGAGGATACCCTAGAATTTCTGGAGTGGATTCGAAACAATGACAGTGATGAATCCGATGAGGAGACAGAAACTGAAGAAGATTCTGAATCTGATCATGAGTCTGAACTTGAGTCGGAGTCTGTAGAAGACATTACGATCTCCGCGCCTACAGTTCCAACAGTTCAGCTTAATGAAAACTTCGATCCGACCCACTTCTGGAATGATAGTGAGCTGGCTTTGGAGCAATATGTTTCTAATCCGCCAAGTGAAGGGCTCATCGCTTCCGTTGAAGAGGAACTGGTCTTCAGATTACCAAATTCTTATGTTCAGATGATGAAGAACCATAATGGAGGCGTGCCGAACAATCGGTATTTCCCTATTGGTGCAACAGATTCAGGTGTGGAAGAGTACATCAAGTTGAAGGGGATCTTGGGAATTGGCCGTGAGAAACCAAATTCACTGTGCGGATCTGCGGGAAGCTGGGCTTTGATCGAGCAAGGTGGTTATCCGGAATTTGGAGTGGTGCTCAGTGAGTGTGCCTCTAAGTCTGGAGTGGTCATGCTGGATTATCGCTCAGCTGGAAATGACGCAGAGCCCGAGGTCGTTCATGTGGACAAGGACAACCAGTATAAGGTGACGACGCTTGCGCCAAACTTCGAGACATTTGTCCAAGGGCTTGTGCATCGAGAGGTGTAG
- a CDS encoding DinB family protein, with translation MSDANQSFGQALVQSLVGERGHLPIARALPDISVELAGRVHEHMPYTIYQLVKHMHYWQQFMLTHIEGRKPQLPSHVMESWPEETGPQDEATWTADIQAFLAGIDQAVTIAKTAQLDDTLPYFPGETIAGLLRNIASHNSYHLGEIVLLRRFYGAWPPPGGGYPA, from the coding sequence ATGTCGGATGCAAATCAATCGTTTGGACAAGCTTTGGTACAATCACTCGTTGGGGAACGTGGGCATCTACCCATTGCTCGTGCTCTCCCCGACATCAGCGTGGAGCTCGCCGGACGCGTTCATGAACATATGCCGTACACAATCTATCAGCTTGTTAAACACATGCACTACTGGCAACAATTCATGTTGACACATATCGAGGGACGGAAACCACAGCTTCCTTCCCATGTTATGGAGAGCTGGCCTGAAGAGACAGGTCCGCAGGATGAAGCGACGTGGACAGCAGATATTCAGGCTTTTCTAGCTGGTATTGATCAGGCGGTAACTATTGCGAAGACAGCTCAATTAGATGACACATTGCCGTATTTCCCAGGTGAGACGATCGCTGGACTGCTGCGCAACATTGCATCTCACAACTCCTATCATTTAGGAGAGATTGTACTGTTACGCCGTTTCTACGGGGCATGGCCGCCACCTGGAGGCGGTTATCCGGCATAA